GTGGCAATGTGCCATCCGCTTTTTTGTGCTGGTTAACCCAGTCAAGATCCAGCATCTGAACTTCCATGCCCATCGGCAGCCGGTTTCCACTGGGCTTGGCGTCACTCCACAGAAACACACCCGAATTACCGCCGGGTTCCATGTGCCGCCATTCGATTTCCAGAATGAAGTTTTCGTACTGTTTGTCGGATCGCATCACGCCGATCGGCTGTCCCTGACAAACCAACAGACCATCTTTCACAGACCAATTGCCTGGCTTGGTGTTCACATCGATCCAGCCGGTCAGGTCTTTGCCATTGAACAGCGGCTTGAAGGCCAGTTCCTGAGCGGATGCGGTCAAGCTGTGTGCTGTCAGGAGAGTGCCGATGATGAAAAGAGATTGAAGGTGCTTCATTGGTCCGCCTTTGCTTGATAAGTACACGGCCGCCTGGCTT
This DNA window, taken from Fuerstiella marisgermanici, encodes the following:
- a CDS encoding 3-keto-disaccharide hydrolase, with the translated sequence MKHLQSLFIIGTLLTAHSLTASAQELAFKPLFNGKDLTGWIDVNTKPGNWSVKDGLLVCQGQPIGVMRSDKQYENFILEIEWRHMEPGGNSGVFLWSDAKPSGNRLPMGMEVQMLDLDWVNQHKKADGTLPPIAYVSGELFGAGGMTTIPDNPRGTRSKSLELRCKGHGEWNKYVVVAVDGTVKLSVNGKFVNGIREASVRKGYLCLESEGKEIHFRNIRIMELPPGLANESNTAPLIDNAE